One window from the genome of Streptomyces sp. NBC_01476 encodes:
- a CDS encoding IS5 family transposase → MTDEEWKVVRPLLPVPGWMRGRGGQPEAYCHRAILDAVRYLVDNGIKWRAMPADFPPWDRVYAFFRRWRDRGLIGEFHDRLRDRVRTRAGRDIEPTAAVIDSQSVKADAVVGSDSRGFDGGKLINGRKRHLVVDSLGLLLGVMVTAADVGDRTAAKVLLQRVAEAHHRLVLVWADGGYTGSLVEHCLAVLALVLQVVKRSDDQKGFVVLPKRWIVERTNAWLMRTRRLARDYERRTTSAEAIVYWSMTLLMTRRLARPHPSPA, encoded by the coding sequence ATGACGGACGAGGAGTGGAAGGTGGTCCGGCCGTTGCTGCCGGTGCCGGGCTGGATGCGGGGCCGCGGCGGGCAGCCGGAGGCGTATTGCCACCGGGCCATACTGGACGCGGTCCGGTATCTGGTCGACAACGGAATCAAGTGGCGCGCGATGCCGGCCGATTTCCCGCCGTGGGACCGGGTCTACGCGTTCTTCCGCCGCTGGCGCGACCGCGGCCTGATCGGGGAGTTCCACGACCGGCTGCGCGACCGGGTCCGCACCCGTGCCGGGCGGGACATCGAGCCGACGGCCGCCGTGATCGACTCCCAGTCGGTCAAGGCCGACGCCGTGGTGGGCTCGGACAGCCGCGGCTTCGACGGCGGGAAGCTGATCAACGGCCGCAAAAGGCACCTGGTGGTCGACAGTCTCGGGCTGCTGCTGGGCGTGATGGTCACCGCTGCGGACGTCGGAGACCGCACCGCCGCGAAGGTCCTGCTCCAGCGGGTGGCCGAGGCGCATCACCGTCTGGTCCTGGTCTGGGCAGACGGCGGATACACCGGCAGCCTCGTCGAGCACTGCCTGGCCGTCCTCGCGCTGGTCCTGCAGGTCGTCAAACGCAGCGACGACCAGAAGGGTTTCGTGGTCCTGCCCAAGCGGTGGATCGTTGAGCGCACCAACGCCTGGCTGATGCGCACCCGCCGGCTGGCACGCGACTACGAACGCCGCACCACCAGCGCGGAGGCGATCGTCTACTGGTCGATGACCCTGCTCATGACCCGCCGACTGGCCCGGCCACACCCTTCGCCAGCGTGA
- a CDS encoding DNA gyrase subunit B, translating to MNADAKNNYDATHITVLHGWEAIRKRPGMYVGSTGERGLHHSVFEVVGWAVNEVLAGRAKSVDVTLRPDGGVSVAEDGPGATVEPAGDNDGPSLEALLTRIHDWTRPIGRDVAAVNSAVLGPSVTNALSKCLTAEVRRDGTSRLQEYRRGVAVAPPAVLGPAAGNGTTITFWSDPDIFETVECSFAVLEDRLRELAFLNRSLDISLTDARPAGELRSRRFRFPDGARDFVAILDASAGEPVHPDVIGFEHEVPQMEGTVEVALRWSTSRDERIRGFVNSWPTPCGGTHVAGFREGASFAVNAYARARRLLTASEPDLSFDQISEGLTAVVSVKLDRPELEGATRRMLGNAAVRTHVAEAVSERLGRWLEEQPDQAAAVVGRMIRNARRI from the coding sequence GTGAATGCGGACGCCAAGAATAATTACGACGCTACCCACATCACGGTGCTGCACGGCTGGGAGGCCATTCGGAAACGTCCTGGGATGTACGTCGGCTCGACCGGCGAACGCGGACTTCACCATTCGGTGTTCGAAGTCGTGGGCTGGGCGGTGAACGAGGTCCTGGCCGGCCGCGCCAAGTCCGTCGATGTGACGCTCAGGCCCGACGGCGGCGTGAGCGTGGCCGAAGACGGGCCCGGAGCCACGGTGGAGCCCGCCGGGGACAATGATGGTCCCTCTCTCGAAGCACTGCTGACCCGCATCCACGACTGGACGAGGCCCATCGGCCGCGATGTCGCGGCCGTGAACTCGGCAGTACTCGGACCCAGCGTCACCAACGCCCTGTCGAAGTGCCTGACCGCCGAGGTGCGGCGCGATGGGACGAGCAGGCTTCAGGAATATCGGCGGGGCGTCGCGGTCGCCCCACCTGCCGTGCTGGGGCCGGCGGCCGGCAACGGGACCACCATCACCTTCTGGTCCGACCCCGACATCTTCGAGACCGTGGAGTGCTCGTTCGCTGTCTTGGAGGATCGCCTCAGAGAACTGGCCTTCTTGAACCGGAGCCTGGATATCTCACTGACCGATGCGCGTCCTGCGGGCGAGCTCCGATCGCGACGGTTCCGGTTCCCAGATGGGGCGCGGGATTTCGTTGCCATTCTCGACGCCTCGGCCGGGGAGCCGGTTCACCCGGACGTCATCGGCTTTGAGCACGAAGTTCCGCAGATGGAAGGGACGGTTGAGGTGGCCCTGAGGTGGAGTACTTCCCGCGATGAGCGGATCCGCGGCTTCGTCAACAGCTGGCCCACTCCGTGTGGCGGTACGCACGTAGCGGGCTTTCGAGAAGGGGCTTCGTTCGCGGTCAATGCCTACGCGCGGGCGCGGCGACTGCTGACGGCCTCGGAGCCCGACCTCAGCTTCGATCAGATCAGCGAGGGCCTGACAGCAGTGGTGTCGGTGAAGCTGGACCGTCCAGAACTCGAGGGCGCCACCCGCCGCATGCTGGGCAACGCCGCAGTTCGCACCCACGTCGCAGAAGCCGTCAGCGAACGCCTCGGCAGGTGGCTGGAGGAGCAGCCGGATCAGGCCGCAGCCGTCGTCGGCCGGATGATTCGGAACGCACGCAGGATCTGA